The genomic region TAATTTTGTCTGGCTTTTGATTAAGATCACATGATTCAGCAGAatcattttatgttttatgtgttctgaaaaaatctgaatgtttgGTTGGCTGCAGTCAAATCTATGTTCAGTGTTTTCACTGACccttttattttgcccttttgTGCATGAAAAAGAGTGCTGGAAACTGATCCAGAATGTTATTGAGTTACAGCTGCCCATGTCAAGTTTCAGCTCTGttagttcagaaaaaaataagaaaatggaCATTTTGGTCATTTAGGAATGCAGAGTAATGAACATGTAAAACATCTTGTATGTGTTAAGTGACTGTCAATTATCATCTCTTAAAGGGATACAGGGATAATTCACCAATTatttcattgtttactcaccctaatgctgatccaaacccgtatgactcaCAAAAGGAGGGATTATAAAGGAGGTTCTTTTTACAGATTTCCATACAATGCTGTTGATGGTGactaattttaaagcttaaaaaagtatACAgatgtgtcataaaagtagtccatgcgaatTAAGCATCATAgtccaagtcctctgaaggcaTACCATAGGGtttggtgagaaaaaaacaaGTAATTTTAGTTTATTTACAATCATAAAtttttcagcctggtctcatgaacattacgtgactgtggaaatatttggctgcagtttcccagtgaaatgtccagccaggggcgccaaaagcgagtgaaatggtgttgtaatcagatgatCAGACAGAAGTTTTAAccagtaaaacgtacctccctaacctaaaactttaacctaaacctaaccagtagtgatCTGAAATGAAACGAGAGGTAGACACAATGGAGACATACCCATAACcagtgcctaaacctaaccgatagtgtccaaaaacagaaTATCCAAAAACCACAAcatttcgtgtcacttctatgacactatcatctcacgtgtcagcttgtgtgcttgactTGTGTCAAATTGTGtacttcagagtccaaagtccaatacTCTATCAGGTAAGCTACTGCGGAagttaatcatgttggaataagtgtgttaatgtaggtgagtctgtaatacaagtgtcaaaatgtatcgtttttcaaatgatgcattatagtaaaagtgtttcaatatcataagattgcagtgtgagtaatagtgcgaaaaataaatgtttataacaagggtcggcaacctatgaCACTCGTGGcagcattggcacgtggaggggtaatcactggcacaccagcaacggtgagagaggaatagactattttatttatataaattctggtTTAAATTcgactatgtttttattttatttttttaattcctctGTTTGTGTTGCACTGAAGAAAAACAGCAAtgagcttggaacaacatgaaagcaAGTAAATGCTGACATAATCTTTATTTTTAGGTCAACTATTCCTGTAactaatttattttctatttcttttgtgTGTCAATCTTAACATTAGGTTACAGTAAATGTATGTAAGGCACTGAGACATCTTTAAGTAAATGTTGTGCAGTGGATGGAAAACAACCTCAGAAAGTatagtttaaaatatatttctttattgCTGATAAAATTCCAATCACTTGACTGATTTGCAGACATTCTTATTCATTCCCAATATTTGTCATTTAGgcctaaatttttattttaaaaatatatatcattGTATCTACAGCAAGACATCATGGTCCAAcattcttagaaaaaaaaaagtgaatcccTTTAAATTACTCTTAATGCCCTAAATAATGAATCGCTTCAATAACATAATACTCTTGCTGTTAGTAAGTGCTTTCCTGGCAGGTATTTTATTAACTAAGCTTCAACACATCTGATCAGTCATTCATACAACTGACAAATTCGCATATTGCTATAAAACTAAACAGAACCATGAAGTCTAAAATGTCCCATCATGCTTTTTCCTAATAAAGAACATGGATCATATTCTCTGCACAATGTAAATCTGCAAAGCTAGAAGATTTACCTATAAAAGCACAAAGTATAGAAACCAGTAATTTGTCTAGTTTGTGATGATTAGAATTGGATTTTAAAAAATGACAGTGCCTGACCGATCAACAGCTGTTAAAATAGTCTCATTAACCTGTTTATGAGGAATTAAGAATACCTGGGCTTGTATCATTTGCAAATCACATTTTCAGCTGTCCTGTCTAACACAAAGCACCAAGTGTTTAAGCATTTTAGCTGGTACTtcttatgttttcatttttttttttcttcagaattaaagaactaaaatgggtatttttaataaaataaataaaaacaaagacagtGAAGGTGTCTGTTATACTTCAAATATAAATCTAGAAAACCAACTTCCTTGTTTTCCATTTCACATTATCTTATCAATGCTGCATAGGTAACCAAGGACTTGGATCAAGAACAAATGCTATGATGTTTCAATAACAATTCCACTGGTAATGTTTTTGAAAAGCAGTCAGAAAAAGAAGCTCTATGTTGAAAGCACAGGCCTGTGGGAGGGTACTGGCATTGATACTGCTCTTTACTTGAAGGACGCACGCACTTTGCGTCCCTTGAGAGGTTGAGGGGGTCTGTAGTTGTCAACCATGCAGCAAGGTGTCTCTCCTTCAGTAGTGAACAACAGGCTTCGGAACTTAGCCATCTAAACAAaaacagagacagaaagagggaATTAACTGTTTTCCTTCAGCATGATCATACCATACGGGAAGTTAGCAAACTGTTCCCGAGAGTTCCAGTaacctaggatcggccacattatgctgactaaATTGAGTAAAATCTATTGGTATTTTAATGGGTTATAAAAAGCTTTAGCCTGTAAAAGCCATAATTATAAATAACAGGATTAAGGCTAGACTCCAATAAAGACCTCATTCTTCCCAGTACTATATATATGGGCGTTAGCTTCTATCTTAAAGGCACAAGCCTACCTCGAATATGATACTGAAAGTCAGGCATGCAAAAAGCTTAAGATAATGTAATCTAGTAAGAGCAGAAACCTATAGAGCACTGACCCTCCCAGTTTCAAACTAGGAGTGATGTAAATCTTTGAGATGTAAAACCTCATCATATTGTGTAAAGCAGTACCTGAGCAGAGCTGACACTGATTGGTTCTTTCAGAACAATCCAGGTGACACTCTCCAGTAAAGGGGGCGTGGTCAGAGATCCATCATAAGTCCAGTAATCCAGAGAGGTAGGCAGCAAGACCTTAGGATCAAAGTTGGCAAATGTAGTCTGCCTGCCCTGGAGGGGAAAGATGATACAGTAAATTCATAAAATAGTTAAGGCATCAAAGTGTAAATGAGTAGAGCAAATATCCTAATTGGTATGGATAGGTGAGAATTGACAGTTAGCATATTAATACCTTAGATTTGATGTCATCAAGGGCATCCAGAACTTTCTGAAGTCTTGGATTGGCAGAACCAATCTAGTAAACAGAACCGCAAAAAATATcttttatttcatattatttaatcTTTGCAGTTCATGAAATGTTTTTGGCTAAAATCCTGACCTTGAGAAAAACTCCAACCACTGCAAGGCCATCAGGTTTACTGGCAGCTTCACCAAAGTTTGGGTACTTGGTGTTCCAGTGAACAAGATGAAGCTTTATAAAAAAGGGGACACGTTATAAAACATTCAATACGTCCGATAAAATGTACCGAATTGGCTTAAtatctctgcatatttaaaagagGGGATTTACAGATTACATGAGGGAACATCACTGGAATATTCTGAGCAGTCTGAGCTATAATTAGTTTAAAGGAAAAGACGTTTAAGAATTAGAACACTCTGAAACACAACACAGAAGACTGTTGTCTTTGGTTGCTTCAGCTGTAACGTggtatttagagagagagagactcattaCCTCACAGGGGAACTTTGTTCCAGCAATAGTGTGCTCTGAACCCCTGTCATCACTGGCTCCCCAGTGGAAATGGAACTGTTTCAGCCTGTATGTCCCAGTAATGGGGCCTCCAATCAgagctatacacacacacacacatgttggtttggctatccttatgaggactctccatagacataatactttttatactgtaaaaactatagattctatcccctaaacctaaccctcacaaaaataaaattacattttcaaaacaacaatgtttagtatgtttttttaagtgatttgaattatggggacactagaaatgtcctcataaaccacatttatagcataatacccttgtagttaccagtttgtaacctaaagaaatgtcctcgtaaaccaccattgaaacattaaaagtctTCTGGCTTGTCACACAGACTGGTACCGTCCAAGTACAATGGAAGTCCTAAATATTAACGGTAATAAGTTTACATTTAAGAGTCAAGACATTGCTTAAACCAAGTACAatgtacacaaaaaaaaattttgcatAACCATTGTAAGAAAAACTATGCATACATTAATGTACTTCCTACTTGGTAGACTGCTGACACATTTCATGTTTGGCAATGTAAATGTGAGTGGACAACTTTAGAGATTATTTGGACAGTTCAGTATTCCCCCCAACTATCTCTATAGCCAGCTCTTTAATCTCTTTTCAGAATGCATTTTCTATGCAGTAAGTGtttgtatagatttttttttctattgtgttTCTGTTGCAGTGTctttaaaatgcatctttttaCAAGCATATGTGTCTCTCTATGTGTGAGCCCCCTCTTGAAACAGTCATTTAAATTCAGCGCATGGTTCTCTCATTGACCAACCATGGCATACAGCATTGATATGTGGCTCTATTCTGTCTCCCATAATAGAATACATTAGCACTTGAGTACACAGAGGACTAAGTGCCTCATTGCCACTGCCAGAAGAAGGAAGCCACATCCATTGCTCACATTTAAGcagcaataaataaaaataaataaaaaatcagagtGAGCTTCATATCAGCATTAGTCCCAAGTGAAACACGTTTGCTGACATACTCAATATATATAACACAAGGTAAATTGGATTAAAGTGAGTTGGATTTTAGTGAGAGTCCCTATGACAAGGGTAaattcaaatgatattttagagaTAATTAAACACTAACATTAGGACTGATTGCCAATATGAGTGACAAAAGAGCATAGAAATTAGTCATTCAAaattaaaatcatgcaaatagcAAAATAGGGCAAATACACATATGTTAACAAGGACTAGTTAATTTAGTGGAGCCAAAACATTGCACATGCAAGCCACATAAAACCTCTA from Myxocyprinus asiaticus isolate MX2 ecotype Aquarium Trade chromosome 5, UBuf_Myxa_2, whole genome shotgun sequence harbors:
- the LOC127440484 gene encoding carbonic anhydrase isoform X2, producing the protein MTPPLLRAFSTMAIHSKWISLMTMTAQLHLVHWNTKYPNFGEAASKPDGLAVVGVFLKIGSANPRLQKVLDALDDIKSKGRQTTFANFDPKVLLPTSLDYWTYDGSLTTPPLLESVTWIVLKEPISVSSAQMAKFRSLLFTTEGETPCCMVDNYRPPQPLKGRKVRASFK
- the LOC127440484 gene encoding carbonic anhydrase isoform X1, whose product is MSHSWGYGPHDGPEKWGESFPIANGPRQSPIDIVPTQAQHDPSLKHLKLKYDPATAKGILNNGHSFQVDFADDDDSSTLIGGPITGTYRLKQFHFHWGASDDRGSEHTIAGTKFPCELHLVHWNTKYPNFGEAASKPDGLAVVGVFLKIGSANPRLQKVLDALDDIKSKGRQTTFANFDPKVLLPTSLDYWTYDGSLTTPPLLESVTWIVLKEPISVSSAQMAKFRSLLFTTEGETPCCMVDNYRPPQPLKGRKVRASFK